Proteins encoded together in one Verrucomicrobiota bacterium window:
- a CDS encoding 4-hydroxy-3-methylbut-2-enyl diphosphate reductase — MANLGETANGTRHKINLRRPDVMHEVQAQVVAHYRSEIVEKLRDHGGVITIDGLTIKLAKEFGFCYGVERAIDMAYAARRVFPPPTRIFLLGEIIHNPEVNDQIRNLGIVSISPRPPEEELAKIAAEDVVIIPAFGTEVDTRRKLTERGCIMVDTTCGDVMSVWKRVRQYSRESVTSIIHGKAKHEETKATTSQATAEGTGHYLVVYNLEETDYVCDYIVRGGDKAAFLEKFKGAYSVGFDPEKHLQAVGVANQTTMLRGETEEVQRRFRAAMEKRHGPENIGQHFRFFDTICGATQDRQDALQRLLTEPMNLLLVVGGYNSSNTSHLAEMGEKKLPTFFIKNAAKMESNRLIRHWNQHISQEVETSDWLPSGAITVGITAGASCPNNLIEDTIRRLLELRGLSVDRILGH; from the coding sequence ATGGCGAATCTCGGCGAAACAGCGAATGGAACGCGGCACAAAATCAATTTGCGCCGTCCGGATGTCATGCACGAGGTGCAAGCCCAAGTCGTCGCGCATTATCGGAGCGAAATTGTCGAGAAATTGCGCGACCATGGCGGCGTCATCACCATCGACGGGCTGACCATCAAACTCGCCAAGGAATTCGGCTTTTGCTATGGCGTCGAACGCGCCATCGACATGGCGTATGCGGCCCGCCGCGTTTTCCCCCCGCCGACCCGCATCTTCTTGCTGGGGGAAATCATTCATAACCCGGAAGTGAACGACCAGATTCGCAACCTGGGCATCGTGAGCATCTCACCGCGGCCTCCCGAGGAGGAACTGGCCAAGATCGCCGCGGAGGACGTGGTGATCATTCCCGCCTTCGGCACGGAGGTGGATACACGCCGCAAACTCACCGAGCGCGGATGCATCATGGTCGATACCACGTGCGGCGACGTGATGAGCGTCTGGAAACGGGTTCGCCAGTACTCCCGCGAGTCGGTGACCAGCATCATCCACGGCAAAGCCAAGCACGAGGAAACCAAAGCCACCACCAGCCAGGCTACGGCCGAAGGCACCGGACACTACCTGGTCGTCTACAATTTGGAGGAAACGGACTACGTTTGCGACTACATCGTCCGTGGCGGTGACAAAGCAGCCTTCCTCGAGAAATTCAAGGGCGCTTATTCCGTGGGATTCGATCCGGAAAAGCACCTGCAAGCCGTGGGGGTCGCCAATCAGACCACGATGCTGCGGGGAGAAACGGAGGAAGTACAGCGACGATTCCGGGCCGCCATGGAAAAACGGCATGGACCTGAAAACATCGGGCAGCACTTCCGCTTCTTCGACACCATTTGCGGCGCCACTCAGGACCGTCAGGACGCTCTCCAGCGACTTCTGACCGAACCCATGAATCTCTTGCTCGTCGTCGGCGGCTACAACAGCAGCAACACCAGCCACCTCGCCGAGATGGGAGAAAAAAAACTGCCCACCTTCTTCATCAAGAACGCCGCCAAAATGGAGTCCAACCGCCTCATCCGGCACTGGAACCAGCACATCAGCCAGGAAGTGGAGACTTCGGACTGGCTGCCCTCCGGCGCCATCACCGTGGGCATCACCGCCGGGGCCAGTTGCCCCAACAACTTGATCGAGGACACCATCCGAAGACTGTTGGAATTGAGGGGGCTTTCCGTAGACCGAATTCTGGGCCATTGA
- a CDS encoding deoxyguanosinetriphosphate triphosphohydrolase — protein sequence MPCTRQELEEREARILAPYAQLSSATRGRAHEEKPPDWRTHYQRDRDRVIHSKAFRRLEYKTQVFLNGSGDHLRTRLTHTMEVAAIARNISRALRLNEDLTETIALAHDLGHSPFGHKGESVLNKLMKEHGGFEHNRQSLRVVEELEQKYPGFPGLNLSWEVLEGLAKHHTSYDKPTRNKGFRMRCSSLEAQVANLADEITYYSHDLDDGLESQLLDEKRLRREVRLWREGAREVEKKHGKLADECRRYFIIRCLIDGQVRDVVETTELQIRESGVASADDVRRQPKPLVQYSPRRRELNRELRDFLYQQLYYNPVVHEPNIRAIRLLEQLFVHYLHHPEKIGEQSRRRSRRVGVHRAVCDYIAGMTDRYVLLEYQRLFGVHGMNPVQPARG from the coding sequence ATGCCCTGCACCCGACAGGAACTCGAGGAACGCGAGGCGCGCATCCTCGCACCTTACGCTCAGCTGAGCTCGGCCACGCGGGGGCGCGCTCACGAAGAGAAGCCGCCGGACTGGCGGACGCACTACCAGCGCGACCGGGATCGCGTGATTCATTCGAAAGCCTTCCGCCGGCTAGAGTACAAGACTCAAGTTTTCCTCAATGGCAGCGGTGATCACTTGCGCACGCGGCTGACCCACACCATGGAGGTCGCGGCCATCGCCCGCAATATCTCCCGCGCCCTGAGATTGAACGAGGACCTGACCGAGACCATCGCGCTGGCGCATGATTTGGGTCATTCTCCTTTCGGGCACAAGGGGGAGTCGGTCTTGAACAAGCTCATGAAGGAGCACGGAGGGTTCGAACACAACCGTCAGAGCCTGCGTGTGGTCGAGGAACTCGAGCAGAAATACCCCGGGTTCCCGGGCCTGAACTTGAGCTGGGAAGTCCTGGAGGGACTCGCCAAGCACCACACGAGCTACGACAAGCCCACGCGAAACAAAGGATTTCGGATGCGTTGCTCGTCCCTGGAGGCGCAGGTGGCCAACCTGGCGGACGAAATCACCTACTACAGCCACGATTTGGACGACGGCCTCGAGTCGCAGCTCTTGGACGAAAAGCGGCTGCGGCGGGAAGTGCGCCTCTGGCGGGAAGGGGCGCGCGAAGTCGAAAAGAAGCACGGAAAACTGGCCGATGAATGCCGCCGATACTTCATCATCCGCTGCCTCATCGATGGACAAGTGCGGGACGTGGTGGAAACCACGGAACTCCAGATTCGCGAATCGGGGGTGGCATCAGCGGATGACGTTCGGCGCCAGCCGAAACCGCTGGTGCAGTACAGTCCTCGGCGGCGCGAGTTGAATCGCGAGCTCCGGGATTTCCTTTACCAGCAACTCTACTACAACCCGGTCGTGCATGAACCGAACATCCGGGCTATCCGGCTGCTGGAACAATTGTTCGTCCATTACTTGCATCATCCCGAAAAAATCGGCGAACAATCGCGCCGCCGATCCCGGCGGGTGGGCGTGCATCGGGCCGTGTGCGATTACATCGCGGGCATGACCGATCGATACGTGTTGCTGGAGTACCAGCGGTTGTTCGGCGTCCATGGCATGAATCCCGTCCAGCCTGCGCGCGGCTAG